A genomic stretch from Anoplopoma fimbria isolate UVic2021 breed Golden Eagle Sablefish chromosome 8, Afim_UVic_2022, whole genome shotgun sequence includes:
- the gad3 gene encoding glutamate decarboxylase 1 produces MDFLQLSDRIIGETAGRDKEHDSAAVKDRGQTPADFSRIYSKDLLPAPGGDEMTRGFLQELVNILLGYISKSSQRSSKVLDFHHPHQLKEGLECFSLDLPDQPETLEQLLVDCRDTLKYGVRTGHPRFLNQLSTGLDVVGVAGEWLTSTANTNMFTYEVSPVFILMEEIVLKKMQSIVGWSDEEGDGIFCPGGTISNLYSILVARYHFYPEVKTRGMGVLPQLALFTSEHSHYSVKKSAAVLGMGTENVFMVKCDERGKMIPAELEASIVVAKEKGLVPFYVSATSGTTVYGAFDPLNAIADICHKHTLWMHVDAAWGGGLLMSDRHRMKLHGIERAWSVTWNPHKMMGVPLQCSVVLVKKRGLLQECNDYGAEYLFQTDKTYDVSYDTGDKTIQCGRHVDVFKLWLMWKAKGSEGFGSQVNKCLENAEYLYDQLQRRTDFELVLENKPEHSNVCFWYIPQSLRGLPPGPDRDAKLHQVAPKIKGRMLEKGSVMIGYQPLGDKVNFFRCVFSNPATQTEDVDFLLDEIASLGVDL; encoded by the exons ACCTGCTGCCAGCTCCAGGTGGTGACGAGATGACCAGAGGGTTTCTGCAGGAGTTGGTTAACATCCTGTTGGGTTATATCAGCAAGTCGAGTCAGCGGAGCTCCAAG GTCCTGGACTTCCACCATCCTCACCAGCTAAAGGAGGGACTGGAGTGCTTCAGTCTGGACCTGCCTGACCAACCAGAAACTCTGGAGCAGTTACTAGTGGACTGTAGAGACACACTTAAGTACGGTGTCcgtacag gCCATCCCCGTTTCTTGAACCAGCTGTCTACAGGTCTGGATGTGGTTGGTGTAGCAGGCGAGTGGTTAACCTCTACAGCCAACACTAACAT GTTTACGTATGAAGTGTCCCCTGTTTTCATTCTCATGGAGGAGATTGTTCTGAAGAAGATGCAAAGCATTGTGGGATGGTCTGACGAGGAGGGAGACGGAATCTTCTGTCCAG GAGGCACAATATCCAACCTGTACAGCATCCTGGTGGCCAGATATCACTTCTACCCAGAGGTGAAGACCAGAGGGATGGGAGTCCTGCCTCAGCTGGCCCTCTTCACTTCAGAACAC AGTCACTACTCAGTAAAGAAGTCTGCAGCGGTGCTGGGGATGGGCACTGAGAATGTGTTCATGGTGAAATGTGATGAAAG AGGGAAAATGATTCCTGCTGAGCTTGAGGCGTCCATTGTTGTCGCCAAAGAAAag GGTTTGGTTCCATTCTATGTGAGTGCGACATCAGGCACTACGGTGTACGGAGCCTTCGATCCTCTCAATGCCATAGCTGACATCtgccataaacacacactgtggatGCATGTTGAT GCAGCGTGGGGTGGGGGCCTGCTGATGTCAGACAGGCACAGAATGAAACTACATGGCATTGAAAG AGCCTGGTCTGTAACATGGAATCCTCACAAGATGATGGGCGTCCCTCTGCAGTGCTCTGTCGTACTAGTCAAAAAGAGA GGTCTCTTACAGGAGTGTAATGATTACGGGGCTGAGTACCTTTTCCAGACAGACAAAACCTACGATGTGAGCTATGATACTGGAGATAAGACCATCCAGTGTGGTCGACATGTTGATGTCTTTAAACTTTGGCTCATGTGGAAGGCAAAG GGCTCTGAGGGCTTCGGATCTCAGGTGAACAAATGCTTAGAGAACGCTGAGTATCTGTATGATCAACTGCAGAGGAGGACTGACTTTGAACTGGTCTTGGAAAACAAA CCGGAGCACAGCAACGTGTGTTTCTGGTACATCCCTCAGAGTCTGAGAGGCCTGCCACCTGGACCGGACAGAGACGCAAAACTCCATCAG GTGGCTCCTAAGATCAAAGGCAGGATGCTGGAGAAGGGCTCTGTCATGATTGGCTATCAGCCTTTGGGAGACAAAGTCAATTTCTTCAGGTGTGTGTTCTCCAATCCCGCCACACAGACAGAGGATGTCGACTTCCTGCTGGACGAGATCGCCAGTCTGGGCGTTGACCTTTGA